The Aptenodytes patagonicus chromosome 25, bAptPat1.pri.cur, whole genome shotgun sequence genome window below encodes:
- the LRRC25 gene encoding leucine-rich repeat-containing protein 25, whose amino-acid sequence MGHPAAPLTLLLLLLCPAASTAPCFAVPPDAPAELDLTNSSHQCAELDLGPFQRQSRLWLSRNGIDALSPSSRVGPRLQELDLSQNRLRELPAAFLSQARGLRHLQLQQNRLQELPDDFFANAVALQSLRLEDNPLPAVPPTAFRASLRLLAVTCRCDVVGSILAPCTCSRPNCTVPRCHCLTSHHDVFNATDFHVRECWGSTRLVAGLAGATVGVAVLLAVTAVVCYRQRKVATAAASAGWGKRESTAAHGQPRYISRAAEIGTTDAAAAPDYENVFVSPCTGPAAARGWTPGWQEERYSPQVPVDDNYFLESEAVPGDQPIYANTRCSGEDIYVIPDQ is encoded by the exons ATGgggcaccctgcagcccccctaactctgctgctgctgctgctgtgccccgCGGCCTCCACGGCCCCCTGCTTCGCCGTGCCGCCGGACGCCCCCGCCGAGCTGGATTTGACTAACAGCAGCCACCAATGCGCCGAGCTGGACTTGGGCCCCTTCCAGCGGCAGAGCCGGCTGTGGCTGAGCCGTAACGGCATTGACGCCCTGAGCCCCTCATCCCGCGTCGGGCcgaggctgcaggagctggaccTGTCGCAGAACCGGCTGCGGGAGCTGCCGGCCGCCTTCCTGAGCCAAGCGCGGGGGCTGCGgcatctccagctgcagcaaaaccggctgcaggagctgcccgACGATTTCTTCGCCAACGCCgtggctctgcagagcctgcgGCTGGAGGACAACCCCCTGCCCGCCGTGCCCCCCACCGCTTTCCGTGCCAGCCTGCGCCTCCTGGCCGTGACGTGCCGCTGCGACGTGGTGGGCAGCATCCTGGCACCCTGCACCTGCTCCCGGCCCAACTGCACGGTGCCCCGGTGCCACTGCCTCACGTCCCATCACGACGTCTTCAACGCCACCGATTTCCACGTCCGGGAATGCTGGGGCAGCACGAGGCTGGTGGCCGGCTTGGCCGGGGCCACCGTCGGGGTGGCCGTGCTGCTGGCGGTCACCGCCGTGGTTTGCTACCGGCAGAGGAAAGtggccactgctgctgccagcgcGGGGTGGGGTAAGCGGGAGTCCACCGCGGCCCACGGGCAGCCCCGCTACATCAGCCGGGCCGCTGAGATCGGCACCACCGATGCTGCCGCCGCGCCGGACTATGAAAACGTCTTTGTGAGCCCTTGcaccggcccggccgccgcgcgGGGCTGGACGCCGGGATGGCAGGAGGAGCGGTACAG cccccaggtcCCGGTGGATGACAACTATTTCCTGGAGAGCGAGGCCGTCCCCGGGGACCAGCCCATCTACGCCAACACGCGATGCTCCGGCGAGGACATCTACGTCATCCCCGACCAGTGA